A stretch of Castanea sativa cultivar Marrone di Chiusa Pesio chromosome 2, ASM4071231v1 DNA encodes these proteins:
- the LOC142625150 gene encoding uncharacterized protein LOC142625150: MDKGKNKVVEFRCRWILFALQGSLANFEEWVLLGRLENGESIEVTRVKGIPNYPSNKILHPVHGMEEGWRVSDIIDWDLHGWKRDIIMAKFNRDEDDAICRIPLSQRVVEDSMVLRKDGWAKSSNRSGWQQMWSTLWKLKILGKIKIFGWRACHDILPTWMNLAKRKIVPENLCHCCQREPKDAVHAIWGCGAAQDVWAGSLNVLQKFQTNQFDFMQLFETLEDRLSTTEMELFLVQAWLIWNQRNMVVHGGHMKDPRWLNNRELNC, from the exons ATGGATAAGGGGAAGAATAAAGTAGTGGAGTTCAGATGTAGATGGATACTCTTTGCTTTGCA AGGCAGCCTTGCCAATTTTGAAGAGTGGGTGTTGTTGGGGAGACTAGAGAATGGTGAGTCCATTGAGGTCACCAGAGTTAAGGGGATTCCAAACTACCCTTCAAATAAAATTCTACATCCGGTGCATGGTATGGAAGAGGGCTGGAGAGTATCGGATATAATTGACTGGGACCTTCACGGGTGGAAAAGGGACATCATTATGGCAAAGTTCAACCGGGATGAGGATGACGCTATTTGCAGAATTCCTTTGAGCCAAAGGGTTGTGGAGGATTCAATG GTTCTAAGGAAAGATGGTTGGGCCAAATCATCAAATAGAAGTGGATGGCAGCAGATGTGGAGCACGCTATGGAAGTtaaaaatacttgggaaaataaaaatctttggTTGGAGGGCATGCCATGATATTCTTCCCACATGGATGAATCTAGCAAAGCGCAAAATTGTTCCAGAAAATTTGTGTCACTGTTGTCAAAGGGAACCCAAGGATGCTGTTCATGCTATATGGGGGTGTGGAGCGGCCCAAGATGTTTGGGCAGGAAGTCTCAACGTGTTGCAGAAATTTCAAACTAACCAATTTGATTTTATGCAGCTTTTTGAAACTTTGGAGGACAGGTTATCTACAACAGAGATGGAGCTCTTCCTTGTTCAAGCTTGGCTCATATGGAATCAAAGGAACATGGTTGTACATGGAGGACATATGAAGGACCCACGGTGGTTGAATAATAGAGAGCTGAACTGTTAA